Sequence from the Sciurus carolinensis chromosome 1, mSciCar1.2, whole genome shotgun sequence genome:
gagagagagagagagaagagagagaaaaaagagagaagagagagactgttatacaatgtatataaaaaACCTCCACCAAGAAAATTATCCATTTCTTATAAGTACACATATATCTTGAGTTTATTGAGTTTGATACATAAGAAAAGCATTCACATTAAATTGATAACAGTTGTTCTGAGAGGGGACTACAAGAATTGGTGTGGGTGTCAAAAGAAACTAACTTTATTGCTTCGATAGTTTATAAGAAGAATGCAATATGTATTAcctgtataatttataaaaactttaaaactttgcaTCTGGGATAGCTTAAGAGTTGgctatagggctggggatatagctcagttggtaaagtgcttgccttgcaagcacaaggccctgggttcaatccccagcaccgcaaaaaaaaagaaaaaaaaaaaaaaaagagttggctactaccaggcatagtggtgcactcctgtaattccagcgactcaggaggatgaggtgtgaggattgcaagttccaggtcagccccagcaacttagtgagatcttgtctcaaaaaattaattaattaaaaaaaccaGGATGTAGCTAGGTGTTAAAGCATCCCTAGGTCAGTacagagagggggagagagaaagagagaaagagagaaagactgTCTCAAAGGGAAAATGAGACTTGGAAACAACCCATCTTCTGGAAGTCCTCAAGAAGATTGTTactgctgatttcatttcctctacAGACATACTAAGAACTTGAACAGACATAATATTTACACTCATCAATTCAGTTAGTTCAGAGAGATTCAGGcctcaaaatttttttgtttctttgattcaTTCCTTGATTGCACATTGATCTCACATCCTCCATATCTTTTAATGTGTCACATGTGTTTCTGATTTCTCCTCTTGCTTGCAGTGCTGTCCCCTGTCCAGGCCATTGTGGTTTACACGGACAGGGAGGTCTATGGTGCTGTGGGTTCCCGGGTGACCCTGCACTGCTCCTTCTGGTCCAGTGAGTGGGTCTCAGATGACATCTCTTTCACTTGGCGCTACCAGCCTGAAGGGGGCCGAGATGCCATTTCGGTGAGTGCCTGGGGGGCGGGGTCCTAGGGgttagataatagaaagggtgcctcaaaaaatcaacagaaaagagaacttGGGCTAAGGAAGGGGAAATCCTTTTTTAGCCATAACTCCAACTTTGGCCAGTAAGTGGCATTTTTGTCACCCTGACTAGGACCTGTCTGCATTGTCTTTCCTCCCACAGCACTACCCTTTCCAGGCCAGGATCCTTCACCCTACCGCTGGAGCCAAGCTTTGAGAGCTTTGTTCTCATTAGGGTCCTCTTACATGCTTCCCCTCATTCCTCATAGATCTTCCACTATGCCAAGGGACAACCCTACATCGATGAAGTGGGGACCTTCAAAGAGCGCATCCAGTGGGTAGGGGACCCTCGCTGGAAGGATGGCTCCATTGTCATACACAATCTTGACTACAGTGACAACGGCACTTTCACTTGTGATGTCAAAAACCCACCGGACATAGTGGGCAAGACTTCTCAGGTCACACTCTATGTCTTTGAAAAAGGTGCGAGGGAGTATGAGAGGCAGTTCTGGAGGGCATGGGGAGGATTGGTAGACTGGGGAAAGAGACAAAAAGCCCTGCCCGATGATGTTTAGGCtctgggagggagggcaggaggcagcCTTGGTTAGGAGTCCTATATTCCTAACGGCTGGGAATAAATGTGGGGCGAGGAACCCGAGATAGAAGTCGCGTTTAATTTCCCAACTTCTCCCGTCTCTTCCTAGTGCCGACTAGATACGGAGTAGTGCTAGGAGCGGTGATTGGTGGCGTCCTCGGGGtggtgctgttgctgctgctgcttttctaCCTGGTTCGGTACTGTTGGCTACGCAGACAGGCGGCCCTGCAGAGGAGGCTCAGGTAAGGGGCGGAACCCGACTCCCCACCCTTAACCCACGATTCCCCATCTGGGGGGAGACCACTTCAGTGGGTAGGAGTGCCAAAGGAAAGAGGAAGCTGCGACCCGCTCTGCAAAGGTTTTTGGCGTGGCCAAATCCACAGCAAGCCCTTTTCCTGCAGTGCCATGGAGAAGGGGAAATTGCACAAGCCTTCCAAGGACTCGTCCAAGCGCGGGCGGCAGGTTAGCGGGACTTGGAACCTGGACAAGCCGGGGAGGAGAAACCTGGGAGTGGGAGGGCAGCAGTGAGGGGTGGGATGGGAACAGTCAAGTCCCACGGGACTTGTGACTGATGTGTGCATCCCTCCTCCCAGACGCCAGTGCTGTATGCCATGCTGGACCACAGCCGAAGCA
This genomic interval carries:
- the Mpz gene encoding myelin protein P0, with protein sequence MLRALAPAPAMAPGAPSSSPSPILAVLLFSSLVLSPVQAIVVYTDREVYGAVGSRVTLHCSFWSSEWVSDDISFTWRYQPEGGRDAISIFHYAKGQPYIDEVGTFKERIQWVGDPRWKDGSIVIHNLDYSDNGTFTCDVKNPPDIVGKTSQVTLYVFEKVPTRYGVVLGAVIGGVLGVVLLLLLLFYLVRYCWLRRQAALQRRLSAMEKGKLHKPSKDSSKRGRQTPVLYAMLDHSRSTKAASEKKSKGLGESRKDKK